The sequence gaaaagattattttttgaaCCTAGAAAACATGACTCTAGATGATCCCTCTGTTTTAGGGGGGCAGTAATACTCAATCACGAGATAATTATTAGGTAGATTTGTCTCTGTGTCTTGTGTTTATTGGCCTAATCCATGGGCGATGTGTTGGACTCAAGACTACCTAATAATTTCTCCCTTTTTGAGGGGATAGTAATGCTCAATCATGAGATATTGCTGTTAATTATGggttcaaattaatattatcaaCTATAATTCCAGTGCAAAGCAGGAGAAAATAGTTGTACTCAAATGGCTTCTCATGGAGCAGAGTTTCATAGGCTGCTCTACCATGCTCTtatcaataaaacaaagcatTGAAAAACTAGAAGAAATTGACCCCGCTTAGAGGTGGTGGAAGTGCAAGAAAGTTGGTAAATCTGAAAGCAGTGAAGAGGAAAAATCAACTCACTTCTCATTTGAGGGTTCATTACGGAGAACTTCAGGTGCCATCCACTCAGGCTAACACATCAAAGACAACTCAATTAGAAATAATAGACAAACAATGCATCCACTCCCTTCAGCCATGAAAGctatttttttctgaatattAGCCGGGAAATAAAATTCTCACCGTTCCTGCAGTTGATTTGGATGATAAAAAGGTGTTATGCTTCAAGCGTGAGAGCCCAAAATCACAAACCTGCCAGGAAACCGCAACATCAGTAAAAAAATACACCCAAAACTAATTCTAACTGCAGGCTATTATTTGCTTCTTCATGATTTGTATCTTCAACTTTTGAGCAACTTGTCACATATAgtctcttataaaaaaaaaatcaacagattgAAGAAAACCCGAGTTCAACAAATAAACCATCACATTGGACTTTCTGGCTAAATACAAGCTGCAAGTGACAAGGCTGGGTAAACGAAAATCAGTGGGCGTGTACAGCTCATATGATCCTCCTTTAAACTAGCTAGCTATTAAGAACACCAAATGACAGAATAAGATTTGAATAAAATCACCCAGAGAGCTTCTATGGTATTTTTCCTTCAATGACaccatttaatattagatatcTAAGAACTGTCATTGATAACTGTCATCTAAAATTACCCTTCAACCTCATCCTCTCTTTCACTTACCCTTGTTAGTGGTAGCTTCTAATATTACATcacttgatatatttttttaattttattatagttgACCAACTAGTACACATGGTTTTTAACCTCCTAACAAACAAtcttagaaattatttttgcaCCCACCTTTTGTACCCTAAAAAATTACACGTAATAATTAATCTAACAGTTCACccccattttttaaatttgaaccaGTAGCCACCTACATGCGTGTCCAGTTTTTGCAGTACTAATTATTATGAGAAGAAAGATAAATCAGAACAACAAACAAATGGGAGTCAGGTGACAATAAAGTTCCATACCTTGACAGTCCAGTTTTCATCAACCAAAAGATTTGGCGACTTCAAATCCCGATGAACTATTGTTGGTGTACTGGCATGCAAGCAATTCATGCCCCTTGCCTGCAGTGCAAGAAGGGATTTGAAATCTAACAAAAGGGTGTAAAgtacaaatttaaaagaataaatggCTGATAATTCATACCACATCGAGAGCCATCTTTATTCTACGCTTCTCATCAATTTGACACTGAGGACGATGTAGAATACGGTATAAGCTTCCTCTGGAAAACCAAAACGTTATTCAAGAAACTGTCAGCTGAAGCATACATAAGCATGTAACCAAGTATCAATACCCTACACATAGATGAAATCACAGAGATGGCTAGCACTCACTGTTGCTTCAAAAAAAGTTTATCACATTAAAGATGAGACAACAAAATGAAGCACATAATTATATACCTTGGAAGAAACTCTGTGATGATAGACAGGTTTGGAGGTCGAGTAACAGCACCCATAAAAAGAACAACGTTTGGATGACGCAATCTACGCATTATTCGAACCTTACATAACAGAACAGAAATCAAAGATTTGGTCAATGATTTTgaactaaaaagaaatgaatatgaTCTCTGGCACGCCCAGATTTCTTTAGATATGTGCATGTGCTGAATGACGAAGGCAACTCAAATGACACTAAATCAATTTTTACAAGTCAAATATTTCCCAAGATCTTGATGGAAAAGAACGTGGGAAATCAAACGATTATCAAGTGCTGTTAAATCCAAGAACTTTAAGTACAACAGGACATGGCACTACCAAGAGAAGGTTATAGCCACATGCATGGCCATACAGGGCATTTACTATGTCAGTGCCATTATGTTTTGTATCTTTTGGTTTCATGTGGCTAAATGGTAACTGGAAATAGGTTTATTATATGAATACTAGGAAAGCTGAATTGTTGCTTACTTCTCTTTTGAATTCATCCAAAGCAGCACCTGAGAAATCCTGGTCTAAGAACTTCTTCACAGCAACCTCCTGTGATTTAACAACAATCCACCAGCTAGAAGATTAGAAATTACAGTTCTATTTCTCCCACCAAACTTCCAAAATTCAGCAAGCAAGCACTTATGCTAGTAATTAGTGTAACAGAACAATTAACCACTATATTTAGACATCAATGAAGAACGTTCTTCTCTAACCACATATCCAGGTTAATTTAAAACACATGTTTTGGTTTCCAGTCAATGtagattttcaaaatttgacCAACATTTTTGGCACTACATTTATCTCCAGTTATCTTTCATGGTAAACTCCACAACAGCAACCCACTTGAGATAGTCCAAAGAGAGAATAATCAGagaaaataaacatcaaatttagACATCAATTGATTAAGATAAAACCAGGATATCAAGAGAAAAATGAGACAGATTTTCCacatttctaataaataaatttgagctACAATGACAAAATACAAAAGTAAAGAACAATTAAATGAAGAAAGTCAGGCTCACCGTGCCATTCCAATCAGCGTTATAGACCTCCCCATATGAACCTATTCACAAGAAAACATGTGAGAAACTGTCTTCAGACACTAATCCTCCTTATAATCATGCCTGCGTAAGACACAAATGAGAAGGAAACAAAGAGTTTCTGACCTCCACAAGAAAATTAAGAccttaatcatttttttttctcaagtcaATAGCATGAGACAAATTCTCATGAAAACAAGGGAAAATATTCTAAAGAATATTTTAGGTTAAAGATAACTAGATGCATATTTCATATTACACATTGGTTTTGTACGTGAGTGTGCATGTGCAtgctcacacacacacacacatgtatgcaCATGATTATGTAGAAGCAATTCAGAAATAGTGAATCCCCGATGAATTCCAACACAATATGACCAGCCATTTGCATTACCTAGTCCAATCCTTTCACCAAAAACCAAATCTTCCCAGCAAATTTCATCACCTACATCTACGTCATCCAATATTTGATCAACCCTGTGAGAGCTGGAATCAACTGATGTGCTAGGACTTTCTGGACCCTTCAGCTTTAGATTGGTCCCCATAAATCTGTCATGTATGCACTTTCTACGGTCATGGAAACCAATTTCATTGTCTTCACTTTCTTTAACCGAGGCTTCCATGTCATTTTGCAAATTCTTTGCATCCCAgagtttttcttcaaaatttgaGTTTACTTCCTCAACAGAAGGCAAACTGTAGCCTTGATTAGTATATGATGACAATTCTGAACTGGCACTGCTCGCAGAATTCCTGGTGTCACTTTCTCTATTGGATGTATTTAAATTACTGGATGACTTGAAACCCTGTGGATAAACTTTTTCAGACAAACTGGTGGAAGCTAAGGAGGagtgattataattattatgttcCCGATTGATTCTAGGATAAAGGCCCTCCACATTATCATTATCTTTTCTTCTAGGCACCTCATTGTAAGCAAATCGATTCTTCCACATCAATGGTGCGGGTGGGCTGGGAACGGGGTTATTTTTCCGTCCTTGAAactcattaattttattctctGCAGGTTTGTTGTGCATGAAACTTTTGCCAGTTCCCTTGATCTGGAATGGATTAAGATCTGCAAAAAGGTTTTTAGAATCCTCTGAGGTATTAGGAACATATGGGACTACATTAACATTCATCCGCATACCATCACCAATTGCATGCACCCCACGACTCCCTTTGTATACAGAAGTCCCAAAGGCTGTGGAAGCTATATTACCAAGCTGATTTGTAGGAGCTGCTTTATTTGATACTCCAGAAGAACCAACACCAGCATTGTTACTTGAACCAGAGAAAGAAGGCAGGAATTCTGCATTTTCAGAACTTAATATTCTATCCAAAGGCGAAATGCCATCCACTGAAGAGTTCTGACTAGTGCCTTCGCCAGTTAATGGTTTTGATCTAGCAAAAACCACTCCAGTTTGATTAGAGTGAGGAGCAGGGATCTTAAAGGTAGTGTCTTTTGCACTAGGAACATCAGCTGGTATAAGTGTACCGGGAGCTGCCATGAGATCAACCAAAAACTCTCTGAAGGCAGAAAAAATATAGTTACAAGTGAAAACACACAAATATTTTGCATCTACCATACACAGACAGGACACAGAAATGCAGGTGAGCATTTTTACAAGAACATGAAAGAATAGCTCCAGTGTCTCCAACAAAATCTGTGCATATGATGTTGCATTGATTTGACAAATTggatttttagttatttaacaGCAAGTAAGCAAAACTACACCTTTATAAACAGAGATGGCcacaaaagaaattgaaaagaagaaaacaataagTTGCACACAACAATTATAGCATAAACAAGGATTGATTGCAACAGCCAGAAAGGACCCGTATATACGCCCCTGCTTTTGTGTGTCTCTGCATTAATGAGGCATAGAGGACATGTACTTTTCCATGACCTTTCAAACAGGGATCCAAGCCTTTACATTGTGGGTCATACTTGGTCTGTAAAATCAAGTGACAAACTCAATTCTCTTAGTCTATACAAGCATGTCTTGCATTATTTCAAATGCTTATTACCAAAGCCTGACCCCCATTCCTAACTAAGAAAGCAACTAGTGAACAGTCAACAAAAAATAGCAGGTTCCTCCTTGACCCAACCagagcaaaagaaattcatTCTAGTGAAACTGGTTgagattttaagaaaaatagccATGTACAAGGAAAATCTGCAACGTGTAACAAAACATTCTATCAATGTATAAGATGTGGCcgtggaaaaaatataaaacatgtaattTCTTCCACCAATTAGGTACTTGAGGGGGTCCAACAATAATCCTCTTCCCAGTCAGTCAGTTCTATCAACTTACTTTCTATATCCCTGTAGCAGTTTGAAGTTTTCATTCAAAGAATGACTTCACTACAAAAGGTAGAAAGAGTTGATTACACATTGGACTAAAACCTAAACAGAAGCAGTATAGAATAAGAGAGAATAATACACTAAAAGAAACCTACTTGCATATGCAAAGAAGATGGTCATCTTGAGAGTTAAAAACTATTGACAGACCCGGAAAAGATAAAGAATGAGCTAATAGATATAAAAACATACAGCAAGGACAAGCCACAACCTTTCATCCTCTAACTTTATTATATTGACAGCATCGTCCTCAATGCCAGTGTAATGACTACCTTTCACCAGTCGACAAGGTAACTTAATGGTATCGGCCAACACCTAGATCCAGGCaaacaaaaattatgaatataGCTATTCCAAGCAGCCTAACTTAAAATATACAAGATTGCTGCAACAACAAAACCCTCAGGCAATCACTAATGGAAGTATGATGCTGACCTTGAAAAGCAACGCTCGATGTCGAGACAGACCAATATTTACGGACCCAATAGGCAATACACTAGTTTGAA is a genomic window of Populus alba chromosome 5, ASM523922v2, whole genome shotgun sequence containing:
- the LOC118051374 gene encoding serine/threonine-protein kinase EDR1 isoform X1, whose translation is MKHIFKKLHKGSNNESSPNRTSNDTATSASTPPPPPPSCSSDHRAAGTGNSPENPPSTSPSPATTAQPFAFGNRTDYFASEEDFQVQLALAISASNSEFRDDTEKDQIRAATLLSLGGENNRIDVDREKGEGKVEDLSRYYWEYNVLDYGERVMDGFYDVFCTSSAVQGKMPSLMDLETNAGGSGFEAVIVNRKVDPALEELMQIAQCIALDWLATDVTILVQQLAELVTGHMGGPVKDANLILAKWMERSTGLRTSLQTSVLPIGSVNIGLSRHRALLFKVLADTIKLPCRLVKGSHYTGIEDDAVNIIKLEDEREFLVDLMAAPGTLIPADVPSAKDTTFKIPAPHSNQTGVVFARSKPLTGEGTSQNSSVDGISPLDRILSSENAEFLPSFSGSSNNAGVGSSGVSNKAAPTNQLGNIASTAFGTSVYKGSRGVHAIGDGMRMNVNVVPYVPNTSEDSKNLFADLNPFQIKGTGKSFMHNKPAENKINEFQGRKNNPVPSPPAPLMWKNRFAYNEVPRRKDNDNVEGLYPRINREHNNYNHSSLASTSLSEKVYPQGFKSSSNLNTSNRESDTRNSASSASSELSSYTNQGYSLPSVEEVNSNFEEKLWDAKNLQNDMEASVKESEDNEIGFHDRRKCIHDRFMGTNLKLKGPESPSTSVDSSSHRVDQILDDVDVGDEICWEDLVFGERIGLGSYGEVYNADWNGTEVAVKKFLDQDFSGAALDEFKREVRIMRRLRHPNVVLFMGAVTRPPNLSIITEFLPRGSLYRILHRPQCQIDEKRRIKMALDVARGMNCLHASTPTIVHRDLKSPNLLVDENWTVKVCDFGLSRLKHNTFLSSKSTAGTPEWMAPEVLRNEPSNEKCDIYSFGVILWELATLKSPWSGMNPMQVVGAVGFQNRRLEIPKEVDPLVARIICECWQTDPNLRPSFAELAVTLMPLQRLVAPSHLRSI
- the LOC118051374 gene encoding serine/threonine-protein kinase EDR1 isoform X2; protein product: MKHIFKKLHKGSNNESSPNRTSNDTATSASTPPPPPPSCSSDHRAAGTGNSPENPPSTSPSPATTAQPFAFGNRTDYFASEEDFQVQLALAISASNSEFRDDTEKDQIRAATLLSLGGENNRIDVDREKGEGKVEDLSRYYWEYNVLDYGERVMDGFYDVFCTSSAVQGKMPSLMDLETNAGGSGFEAVIVNRKVDPALEELMQIAQCIALDWLATDVTILVQQLAELVTGHMGGPVKDANLILAKWMERSTGLRTSLQTSVLPIGSVNIGLSRHRALLFKVLADTIKLPCRLVKGSHYTGIEDDAVNIIKLEDEREFLVDLMAAPGTLIPADVPSAKDTTFKIPAPHSNQTGVVFARSKPLTGEGTSQNSSVDGISPLDRILSSENAEFLPSFSGSSNNAGVGSSGVSNKAAPTNQLGNIASTAFGTSVYKGSRGVHAIGDGMRMNVNVVPYVPNTSEDSKNLFADLNPFQIKGTGKSFMHNKPAENKINEFQGRKNNPVPSPPAPLMWKNRFAYNEVPRRKDNDNVEGLYPRINREHNNYNHSSLASTSLSEKVYPQGFKSSSNLNTSNRESDTRNSASSASSELSSYTNQGYSLPSVEEVNSNFEEKLWDAKNLQNDMEASVKESEDNEIGFHDRRKCIHDRFMGTNLKLKGPESPSTSVDSSSHRVDQILDDVDVGDEICWEDLVFGERIGLGSYGEVYNADWNGTEVAVKKFLDQDFSGAALDEFKREVRIMRRLRHPNVVLFMGAVTRPPNLSIITEFLPRVLILGYMLMYASADSFLNNVLVFQRKLIPYSTSSSVSN